In Fundidesulfovibrio magnetotacticus, the genomic window GCCGTGAGTTGGTCCGCAACGAAGCCTTCACCCATATGGCTGGTCAGGCTGCGGAGAACGTCAACCTCGACGCCCTCTTCCCCGAGATGTCTTCCTGGCGGCCTCTAGAGCCGGGTGAAGCCTGCATGGGCCATGACCTTGTGGGATGGTTCGGCGTCTGTTCCGCCAAAAGCCGCATCCACGTGAGCGGATTGGACGACATCGAGATCGATCCCCTGGGAAAATGGCGCTGGGCCTATGGGGGGATGATAGGCCTAAAATTTACGGCAGAAGCCGGACAGCGTCTGCGCATCGAATTCGCCATCAACAACCCCATCCCTGGCCAGGGGCTTTCCATTCAAGCGAACGGGGTGGAGGTGTACAAAGCCACTGACATTCCCGCGCAGAAATGGCTGGTGGAAAAAAGAGAGGGGACTTGCCAGATTACGGCCAAGGCCGGTGAGAATCAGGTGAACCTCGTGTTCTTGCAGGGCAACCATCAGGGGTTCGATTTCGCGCCCGCCGATGCCCGGACTTTGAACGCAGCCGTGCTGCACTTGTCGATTGATAACCAGTAACTCCCCGGGCGTGACCGAGCGCTCTTTGGCACGCCCCGCGCCCCGGGATCAATTCTGACCAGCGATACGGCTCTAGCAAGGAAGGGGCCCTGCGGAATGGGAAGGCCGGTTCTTGCCGCCGGGGAGGGGCGGACCGGGGGGCTGTCCACGGGGCGGTTACGCTCCAGAACGTAAGCCAGGGGCGTCATCGAAGACTGGCGCGGCCTCTGCATCGAGATCCACACCAAAGAGGCCTGGGGATAACGTCACCCAGGGCCTTCGCGGAAAGGAATGGCTCCCGCATGCACTAGACTGGCCGCCCTCAGGTCTCAGGGAGGCGGAAGCGGCCCTGAGGGGCAGGCGCAACGCACTTCGGGGCGCGTTGCCTGCACGAACGGCTGCAAGGCCAACCTGAGGGCCTCACCCGGAAATGCTGGTTTCTTCCCCCTGGCAAAGCGTCGCTAGCACTTCCCCTGCTGCTTCTTCTTGTCTTCCATCACCAGCTTGTAGTTCACCGCGTCTTCCAGGGCCTGCCAGCTGGCCTGGATGATGTTGTGGGAGACGCCCACGGTGGTCCAGGTGTCGGTCTGGTCGCCGGTGGTGATGAGCACGCGCACGTGGGACGCCGTGCCCGAGTCGTGCTTGGTCTTGGCGTTGAGCACGCGCACCTTGAAGTCCAGCAGCCGGATTTCGCTGATTTTGGGGTAGAAACGGACCAGGGCCTTGCGCAGGGAGTTGTCCAGGGCGTTCACGGGGCCAAGACCCACGGCGGCCGTATGCTCCACGTGGCCGCCCACCTGGACCATCACGGTGGCCTCGGCCAGGGGGTCTTCGCAGCCGGTCTGTTTCCAGTCCAGCACGCGGTACTTCACCAGGCTGAAGTAGCGGCGCGTCATGCCCAGGGCGCGGCGCATGAGCAGCTCGAAGGAGGCCTCCGAGGCCGAGTATTCGTAGCCCACGGCCTCCTTTTCCTTGATCTCGCGCAGGATCTCCAGCACCTCGGGCGAGCCCTTTTCCAGGGTGATGCCGTATTCCTTGGCCTTGAAGAGGATGTTGGCCTGGCCGGACATATCCGAGAGCACCACCTGGCGCAGGTTGCCCACCTTCTCGGGCTGCACGTGCTCGTAGAGGCTGGAGTCCTTGGCCACGGCGGCCACGTGCACACCGGCCTTGTGGGTGAAGGCGGACTCGCCCACGTAGGGCTGGCGCGCGAAGGGCACGCGGTTGGCCACCTCGTCCACGAAGCGCGAGGTTTCGGTGATCAGGTGCAGGCGTCCCTTGGGCAGGGCCTGGCGCTTGAGCTTGAGCTCCAGCGTGGGGATGATGGAGCAGAGGTTGGCGTTGCCGCAGCGCTCGCCGAAGCCGTTCACGGTGCCCTGCACCTGCACGGCCCCTGCCTGCACGGCCATGAGGGAGTTGGCCACGGCCATGTCGGTGTCGTTGTGGGCGTGGATGCCGATGCGCGCCAGGGGGAGTGCCTTTGTGACGTGGTCGCAGATCTTGCGCACGTCGCAGGGCAGCGTGCCGCCGTTGGTGTCGCAGAGCACGAGCACGTCGGCCCCGGCCTGATGGGCGCGCTTCAGGCATTCCATGGCGTAGTCGCGGTTGGCGCGGAAGCCGTCGAAGAAGTGCTCGGCGTCGAAGAAGAGTTCCTTGCAGCGCGGGCGCAGCCAGGCCAGGGAGTTCCCGATGAGCTCCAGGTTGCGTTCTGGCTCCACGCGCAGGGCCTCCACGGCGTGGCGGTCCCAGGTCTTGCCGAAGATGGTGATCACCGGGGCCTGGCTGGCGGCCAGGGCCTTGAGGTTGGGATCGTTTTCGGCGGCGTGCTTGGCCATGTGGGTGGAGCCGAAGGCCGCGATGCGCGAATGCTTGAGCGAGAGGGCCTGGATGTCCTCGAAGAAGCGCTTGTCGGTGGGGTTGGAGCCGGGCCAGCCGCCTTCGATGTAGTCGATGCCCAGGTCGTCGAGCTTTTGGGCGATGCGCAGCTTGTCTTCGGCGGTGAGGTTGATGTCCACGGCCTGCGCG contains:
- the cimA gene encoding citramalate synthase — its product is MVKVQIYDTTLRDGAQAVDINLTAEDKLRIAQKLDDLGIDYIEGGWPGSNPTDKRFFEDIQALSLKHSRIAAFGSTHMAKHAAENDPNLKALAASQAPVITIFGKTWDRHAVEALRVEPERNLELIGNSLAWLRPRCKELFFDAEHFFDGFRANRDYAMECLKRAHQAGADVLVLCDTNGGTLPCDVRKICDHVTKALPLARIGIHAHNDTDMAVANSLMAVQAGAVQVQGTVNGFGERCGNANLCSIIPTLELKLKRQALPKGRLHLITETSRFVDEVANRVPFARQPYVGESAFTHKAGVHVAAVAKDSSLYEHVQPEKVGNLRQVVLSDMSGQANILFKAKEYGITLEKGSPEVLEILREIKEKEAVGYEYSASEASFELLMRRALGMTRRYFSLVKYRVLDWKQTGCEDPLAEATVMVQVGGHVEHTAAVGLGPVNALDNSLRKALVRFYPKISEIRLLDFKVRVLNAKTKHDSGTASHVRVLITTGDQTDTWTTVGVSHNIIQASWQALEDAVNYKLVMEDKKKQQGKC